TCCTCTCTTGGGAACTCCTTCTGCCCTGGGACATGTCTCTCACTTTTCCTTAATTTCTATTAATAACTCTTGCTTTGATCTTTCTTATGCACATGTCCATatcttttttaattcttctctcatacactaAATCCCAaatgcagtttcccctcctgcctctcttcctaattcctgcccctacctcccttctccccaagatccattttcccctcctttcccttcagaaaagggcaggcctcccaggaatatcaaccaACCATGACATATCAAGTTATAATAGAACTAGGCACACCCCTTCATATTAAGGCCTGAcaaagcaacccagtaggagggagAGGGTGCCAAAAGCATGCAAAAGCATTAGAGACAGCCCTTGATCCCACCattaagagtcccacaagaaaaCCAACATACACAACcttaacatatatacagaggacctaggtcagattCATGGAGCCTTCCTGATTATTGGttaagtctctgtgagcccctatgagccctggttTGTTCGTTGATttttgtgggccattttcttttggtGCCCTTGACACCTCTGATGTCTACAGTCCTTCCTCACCCTCTTCTACAGGAGtccccaagctccacctaatgtttgccTGTGGGTCTCAGACAAATATGTCCAcatcttaaattttcatttgcacgAGAGAACATACTTAAGAGGCACTCTCTCAGGTTGATTGGGGGTGACCACTGAGTTTCTGGTTTCATAAGCTCCTGGGTCACACCTGTCTGGACTGAGAAAGATCCCAATGTTTTCAAAAACTATCTAGCTTTTCccctgccgccccccccccccagttgcgCGGAGGCGGAGCAACGGGTGCGTTCAAGATTCGGCCTCACCCGTAATCCACCGCCATGGCCGAGGAAGGCATTGCTACTGGAGGTGTAAAGGACGTCaacactgctcttcaagaggtgcTGAAGACCGCCCTCATCCACGATGGCCTCGCACGTGGCATCCGTGAAGCTGCCAAAGCCTTAGACAAGCGCCAAGCCCATCTCTGTGTACTTGCATCCAACTCTGATGAGCCTATGTATGTCAAGTTGGTGGAGGCCCTTTGTGCTGAGCATCAAATCAACCTGATTAAGGTTGATGACAACAAGAAACTCGGGGAATGGGTAGGCCTCTGTAAGACTGATCGAGAGGGAAAGCCACGGAAAGTAGTTGGTTGCAGTTGTGTAGTGGTTAAGGACTATGGCAAAGAATCTCAGGCCAAGGATGTCATTGAAGAGTACTTCAAgtgcaagaaatgaataaataaaaattttggctcattaaaaaaaactatctatATGCAGTTACTGTACACTAGGCGGTAGACTCCTGAAGAGCAAGCACCCGAGTCCCCGGCCAGGGTGTCCTCAGCAGCTAGCTCATCAAGGACCAGCCAACCATCACCACTCTGAGCGCAGCCCTGCAGAACTTAAACACTGACACCCAGTATTGATGagcccctcctccaacactgTCCAAGCAAGAATTCTGCCCTCCTCCCCATGTTGGTTCATGTGTCTGTCATCTTTTCGTAAACtacagtcatctgggaagaaggaacctcaactgagaaagtgcCTGGAGGGAAGTCAGTGGAACCTGTTCTTAATGAATGAATCGTGTAGGAGGGCCCAGACCACTATCGGTGGTACCACTGATAGGTAGGTGAGTCTGGACTACATAAGCAAGTAAGAGTCAGGAAGAAACattcctccgtggtctctgcttcatttGCTACCCTACTTCCAGGTCCTTACCTTGGGTTCCTCCTTGTCTCTCCTCATGTAGACTGTAAGATGAAACAAATCCTTGtctccccaagttgattttggtcttGGCCTATCATAatagaaaagcaagaaaatgagaACATCTCCTCACCCCATCTCAAGACTATCACATGCCCTGGATCCTCAATCAGAAATCCCCTCACATCAGTCATCCCCACTTCAGAAGGTACTTAGAACAGTAGTCACTTCTCACTGCAcagaagttcaaggacctccctccctttcccctacCCCACTATGGCTCTGTTGGCATGCCAACCCAGTGCAACCTTTTGAGATACAAACATGACCACCGTTCATCTCAGTGTAGGACTAGGCCAGGGTACCTACCCCATTGCTATCAGTAGAGAAGTTAAAGCCATAAACAAGGGCTCAGCTCTCCTTAAGATCTGGCTCTGATCTCCACcaagtcatggtggcacacacctttaatcccagcactcgggtggcagaggcaggtggatctctgtgagtatgaggccagcctggtctacagagtgagttttaggacaggctccgaaactacagagaaatcctgtctctaaaaacaaaatcaaagaaaaaactgACTCTGAATCCAAGCCCCTCCAAGTGTCTGGAAACTTGGTACTGAGTATCCCCTCTTTGCTCTGTCTTCTACTCCTTGGTGGCTGATGCTGCAGAGAATTAGCAGCACTGCTTTGGGTCCTGCCACACTAGTCAACGTGTCCCCATGACCCACCCTCTCTTTGCCCACTTGTCTAACGCCTGAGTTGAACTTAAGAGTCTGGTCTCACACCTCCAGCACAGCACATTATAGGGTCCATGGAGCGGAGATGGCCCTCTTGAAACTTCCATTACTGTGTGTGGAACTGTAGAACTGTAGGCACTCTGTCCAGTGTCTGCTACTCTTGTTCCTACTGCCTGTGCCCAAATCCTGCTTAGCCTGCACAGGCAGGCCCCAGAAGTGCAGAGGAGGTTAGTATGGAGtgttctgagttcaaatccaggctTCTGCACCAACTTCCTGAGTAACCATGAGCAAAACAGAATCACAGGACACCCATGTATCCTGTGAAGGATCTACTGAGTTCTTACAACCAAGACCCTCCAACAATGCCCAATATATTCTGTTTGAAAACCAAGGGGTTACCACAGATGTTGCCCTAAGTATGATTATCTAATCTACCATCTCTTATATG
The Microtus pennsylvanicus isolate mMicPen1 chromosome 2, mMicPen1.hap1, whole genome shotgun sequence DNA segment above includes these coding regions:
- the LOC142844715 gene encoding small ribosomal subunit protein eS12-like, with the protein product MAEEGIATGGVKDVNTALQEVLKTALIHDGLARGIREAAKALDKRQAHLCVLASNSDEPMYVKLVEALCAEHQINLIKVDDNKKLGEWVGLCKTDREGKPRKVVGCSCVVVKDYGKESQAKDVIEEYFKCKK